Genomic window (Rossellomorea aquimaris):
AAAACCTGATCCAACATTTCACGGTGCTGAGCTGTAACGGTTACAATCGTATCGAAACTTTCCGGGTATTTCTTTAATTCCAGAACGAGGGGCGCCATCTTGATGGCTTCCGGTCTTGTTCCAAAAATCGTCATTACCTTGATTGGATTCGTCATTTTATGCCCTGCCTTTCTTATTTCGTACCGTATAAACGATCTCCTGCGTCCCCTAAACCAGGAACGATGTAGCCTTTTTCATTAAGCTTCTCATCAAGAGCCGCAATGAAGATATCAACGTCAGGGTGCGCTTCCTTGATTGCGTCTACCCCTTCAGGACAAGCAACGAGACACATGAACTTGATGCTTACCGCACCACGCTTCTTTAATGAGTTGATGGCTTCTACAGCAGATCCTCCTGTTGCAAGCATTGGATCGACCAGGATGAAGTCACGCTCTTCGACATCGCTTGGAAGCTTTACGTAATATTCAATCGGTTTAAGAGTCTCCGGGTCACGATATAAACCAACATGTCCTACTTTTGCAGCCGGGATCAGTTTAAGAATTCCGTCGACCATTCCTAACCCTGCTCGTAGAATAGGAACAATCCCTAATTTTTTACCTGCAAGAGTCTTGGCCTTTGCGTTGCTTACTGGTGTTTCAACATCAATATCCTCTAACGGTAAATCACGGGTGATTTCAAACGCCATCAATGTCGCTACTTCATCAACAAGCTCTCGAAATTCCTTCGTACCTGTTTCTTTATCACGAATAAACGTTAATTTGTGTTGGATTAACGGATGATCAAATACATATACTTTGCCCATTCGACTCTCTCCTTTAAATTCGATTTTATGTAAAAATAGTTTGTCTACTTCCTTTACACCTCAGACTATTGTACATAAAAGACAATTTAAGAGCAACATGAGATGGGAAGTGTAATGGAATCGTTAGAATTGAGATGAGGGGTGGGGGAAGCGACGTGCAAGCTGGAGTGAATCCGGTAGAGTTTTGGTTAATTATGTTAATCGGCCGGATTAATGCCTGAATCGGCTGGAATTTGATTGAAAGCCGCTGGATTCTCTGAAAAAACGGTCGGATTATTACATAATCGGCTGGATTACCGCCAATAACGGCTGGATTCTACTCAAAGCCGCCATAAAATCCACAACTATATGTTTAAAATCTACTTCTCTATTAAATTCCCATCAAAAAAACCTCTCCACCAGGTCCGTCCCTGGTAAAGAGGTAAACATCTATTATCTTTCTGGATATAATTCAAATTTGCTTGTCAGGTCGATGACACGTTTGCGTGCTTCTTCCAGTTTAGCTTCGTCTTCATGGTTCTTAAGTGTCAACGCCATGATAGAAGCAATTTCGTCCATATCTTCTAGCCCGAATCCTCTGGACGTAACAGCTGCTGTACCAATACGGACACCGCTTGTTACGAATGGACTTTCCGGATCGAATGGAATCGTGTTTTTATTAACGGTGATTCCGATTTCATCAAGCACTTTCTCAGCGATTTTACCAGTCAGTCCCAATGAACGCAGGTCGATTAGCAATAGATGGTTATCAGATCCACCTGATACAAGATTGATTCCTTCTTTTACAAGACCTTCACCTAAACGGTTCGCATTGTCAATGATGTTCTGCGCATAGTCTTTGAAAGAATCCTGCAGTGCTTCACCGAAAGCAACAGCTTTAGCTGAGATCACGTGCATAAGCGGGCCACCTTGAATTCCAGGGAAAATAGACTTGTCTATTTTCTTTGCAAACTCTTCTCTGCAAAGTATCATACCGCCACGAGGTCCGCGCAATGTTTTGTGAGTCGTTGTTGTCACAAAATCTGCATAAGGAACCGGGTTCTGGTGAAGACCGGCTGCTACTAGACCAGCGATATGAGCCATATCCACCATAAGGTAGGCTCCTACTTCATCAGCGATTTCACGGAATTTAGCGAAATCGATCGCTCTTGGGTATGCACTTGCTCCCGCTACGATCAGCTTCGGCTTGTGCTCTAACGCTTTTTGTCTAACATCTTCATAATTGATCAGGTGCTTCTCTTCGTCCACACCATACTCTACGAAGTTATATTGAATTCCACTGAAGTTGACGGCACTTCCGTGAGTCAGATGTCCACCATGAGATAAGTTCATTCCAAGAACTGTATCACCTTGTTCGAGGATCGTGAAGTAGACTGCCATATTGGCTTGTGCTCCTGAGTGAGGCTGAACGTTTACATGTTCTGCTCCAAATAGTTCCTTCGCACGATCGCGAGCCAAATTCTCAGCTACGTCCACATGCTCACAGCCACCATAATAGCGACGACCTGGGTACCCTTCTGCATACTTATTTGTCAGAACGGAGCCTTGTGCTTCCATAACCGCTTCACTGACAAAGTTTTCAGATGCAATTAACTCGATTTTTGTTCGTTGACGCTCTAATTCATCTTGAATCGCTGCATAAATTTCCGGATCTTGCTTGGCAATCTTACTCATACATATCCCCCTTTAATTCATAGGCCCAACTGCTCTAGGTGCCTCATTGATTCATTCACTCTCATTCTAACACGATTCAGCAAAACGCGAAATAAAAACCTATAGTCAAAACGTAATGTTCGTGTTTAGAGCATATGTAGAGGGACGGACCTCACGTGATGTTGTTCACAAACATCCTCACCACTCTCCCTCCACGCTCCCCAGAGTAGCACTATGACTATCATTGTCCAATGACGGTGAACATGTGCTGATTGTTTATGATTTTCTATCCAATCAATCGGTTTTGTCCCTCGCTGCCTTGTAACATAATCATATTCTCCACGTCCCCCTTTATAGTTCGGGATTTACACCCGGATTTAAGGCAACACCGAAGTAAAGGTCCGTCCCTCAAATCAGAGGGACGGACCTTATAGTAGAAAATATTATTCGTACACAGCTCTGACTCCACCTATTAGTTTTGGTCTGGTTTTGGCCAGTGTGACGTGGGCTTCTCCGAGGCTTTTCTGGGATACCCGGATCGGGACGGCTACGTGTTTCAGGTGCATGCCGATGAAGGTATCCCCGATGTCGATGCCCGCGTCGCCTTTAATATGCTCGACCATGACGGGATCAAAAAAGGAATGATACGCTTGGGTCGCCATCGCTCCTCCTGCTTTTCGCACAGGAATGACCGTGACCTCATCCAGGCCTTTTCTTTCAGCAACTTCCCTTTCCAAAACGATGGCACGATTTAAGTGCTCGCAGCATTGAAAAGCCAGTGAAACACCAACAGATTCAGCCCATCCTTTAAGTACATCAAAAATCATTTCTGCTACTTCAATGGTTCCTGATGTTCCGATCCGCTCCCCCATCACTTCTGATGTTGAACAGCCCACAACAAACACTTGTCCTTTTTTCATCGGAACCTGATTGGTGAAATCTTGGAGAATCTTTTGCAGTTCTTCCTTTAATTGAGCGATTTCCATGAAATCCACTCCCTATTGTTTGTCTTCGTATGCCGTGATTTTCCCTACACGGTTGGCATGTCGGCCACCTTCAAATTCTGTCACCAGCCATTGTTTAGCAATTTCACGGGCAAGTCCAGGACCAATAACACGTTCACCCATGGCTAACATATTGCTGTCATTATGCTCACGCGTTGCTTTCGCACTGAACACGTCATGTACAAGGGCGCAACGGATTCCCTTGACCTTATTAGCTGAAATGCTCATACCGATTCCCGTTCCACAAATCAGAATGCCACGATCGAATTCACCGCTCGCTACCTTCTCCGCAACAGGCACTGCATAGTCCGGATAGTCAACGGATGTTCCACACTCACAACCGAAATCCTCATATTCCAGGCCTAAATCTTCTAATAAAGATTTGATTTCTTCCCGGATATTTACCCCGCCGTGATCAGATGCAATTGCAATTTTCATAATTAATCCCACTCCCCTATAGCCTTTGATACGTTTTATTTTGCCACACACTCTGAATTATATAAAGTTTTTCGGATTCTTTTTTGAGGGAATGAGCCGAAAGCCAGTCATCAAAAAAAGACGGACATGAGGTCCGTCCCTCATATCCGTCTTTTTTATAAATGAAAACGCGTAATCGTACTCTTCAATGATTCTGCCTGCTCTTTCAGATTCAATGCCAACTTTTCTACATCACCCATCACAGCCGCTTGTTCTTTAGTGGAGGCTGACACTTCCAGAGCCCCCGCGGAGGTTTCCTCTGCAATTGCCGCAACTTCCTGGGATTGCTGGGAAGTCAATTGAATGCTGTCCATTTGCTGATCTACAAGAACGGATATATTTTGAACGGCATCCGCTACTTCATGAATCGTCTTCGTCATCGTTTCGATCATCTCGTTTGTCTGTGTTCCTTTTTTCACTTCAGAATTTGCAGAGTCAACTTGAGTCGTGATCTGTCCAACCACATTTCCAACCTCAGTTTGAATGTTCTTGATGAGGTCCGAGATCCCTTGAACTGCTTTGCCGCTTTCATCTGCCAGTTTGCGAACTTCCTCGGCGACAACTGCAAATCCCTTACCGTGCTCTCCTGCACGTGCCGCTTCAATGGAGGCATTTAATGCGAGAAGATTGGTCTGGTTCGCGATATCCCCGACTAATTGAATGATCTGTTCCACTTTTTTCGCATTGTCTTCCAATCGGCGAACGGCGTCTAAAGAATCTTCATTTCCTCTTGCAAGTCGAGTGATGCCTTCTACCAGGGAATGAATGACTTCCTTGCTTCCTTGAAGCTCCGTCACCATATGCTTTGACATTTGTTCTGATGATTTAGAGTGATTCTGTACTTCCTGTGCGATCCGGATCACATCCTCCACCGATTCAGCCGTCGTTTGAATCGCCACTGCCGAGCTTTCAGCACCTGCTGAAATTTCGCTGATCGTTTTGGAAATGGAATCCGCTTGAGTGGAAGCTGATTCCGATGCTTTCGACAGCTCGATTACATTCGAATTTGTTTTGGTGAAATTTTCGTCGATACTCGACACCATGTCGCGCAAATTATGCAGCATGCGATTGAAGGCCAATGCGAGTGACCGGATTTCATCATCTGACTTCGGCACCTCCACTTCCACAGCGATGTCCCCTTCAGCCGCTTTTAACGCAACCTGTTCCAAACGCTGTAGTGGTTTGACGATGAATCCCGCTGCAATAAAGGCAAGCACACCTGACCAGAACACTCCCATTCCCAGCGTCATGATCGTAAATAAAAGTTCGTTCATATCCGGTGCAAAAGTAGGTTTGATAAAATAAATAAAAAGTGCACTTGTGGAATACGTCACCACCGCAAGAAGCGTGATAAAGAAGACCAATTTCTTTCTAAGACCCGATTTGTAGCTTCTCTCTTTCCCCATTCTTTCTCTCTCCCTGTCTCAACCCAGCTTTTTAATTAACTCCTCAATCAATGAATCCAGCTCTCTGTATGTATGTCTATAGATGTCCACACTTCCCCCATATGGATCCGATACATCCAAATCTGCAGGATCTTCATGGACAAACTCTTTCAACGTGAAAATTTTGTCCGCCACATGTGGATACTGATCCACAATTGCCCGCTTATGATTCGAAGTCATCGTGAAAATATAGGAAGCCCAATCCAGGTTCTCCTTCGAGAGCGAACTCGATTGGTGTCTATGTATTATATCGTTCTCTTTCAGCACTTCTTTAGTCTGAAATGAAGCATCACTTCCGTCCATGGCAAAAACGCCCGCAGATTTCACATCAAACCCCTCTGCACCCTTATGCTTCAAAACCGCCTCTGCCATAGGACTCCGGCACGTATTCCCTGTACAAACAAATAAAATATTCATCACTTCATCCTCCTTACAACCTATTATAAAATATTTTCCAATCGACCCATAGTCCATTCACAAAGAAGACAAAAGAAAAGCGGAAGGGCTTTGCACAGAGGCGACAAGCTTAAGACGAACCAACCGGAAAGGTGTTCTTTGCCTTTTTGGTTGGTTTGACTTATGACCTCGAGCCTCTAAGCCCTGGAGCTAGACAAAAAAGCCCATCACCAAGAGGGACGGACCTTCGTTTATAAAACTCTTAATCTGCGGGCCACCATCATTTCATATCGGCAGCAGAAGCTTAATCCCAAACGCAAACAAAATACTTCCCCCAAGTGCCTCACTATATGTCCCGAGTACCCCTTGAAATTTACGGCCTATCAATAAACCAGCCCATGTCAGCACCGTCGCCGCTATTCCAAAGCAGAAGAGGGCAACCGCTGTCCTGGCACCGAATATCCCCAGAGTCAATCCAACGGAAAAGCTGTCCAGGCTTACACTCAAAGCAAAAAGCACTAAACCAAATCCTACCGGGGAAATGAGCGTCGTCTCCTCTTCTTTAAAGCTGGACATGAACATTTGTATTCCTAATACGATCAAAAGCAGCCCACCCGCATACCCCGCAAAGGCACCGAACGTTTCGGATAAAAATTTCCCCGTCATCATCCCAAGCATTGGCATCCAGACATGAAAGATCCCGACGACCAACCCTATATATAAGATTTGCTTTAATCTCAGCTGAAACATACCCATCCCGATTCCGATCGAAAAGGCATCCATCCCAAGAGCAAATGCCATTAACATCAAGGTAATCAGTTCTCCAATAATCGTTGTCATTTTTGTTTTATCCCCCTCCGGACATGCCTACAGAACAAATTTATGCACGTCCAAAGGGAAATAGAATGGTAAATCGGTTTGAAGATCAGGCATTATTGATTCAAACAAAAAAACCCTACAGTTCTCTAAAAACCATAGGGGTAACCATTATCCTTTTATCACCTGGTACCCGGCAGCTTTCTGAAGCCTGTTCATAATCGCCAGCCCAACCCCTTCTTCGGGAAACATTTCGGCGAAAATAATATCTACGTCACTTTTATTAAAAGCACGCAGCGTATCGTAGAGATTTCGAGCGACTGTTGTTAGGTCTTCTCTCCGACCAACCGTGAGAATGACGTCTGCCTGGAAGTCATCCACGAATTCTTCCGTTGTTAATACTCCTACTTTGAGACCTTCTGCTTTTTTGTCATCTACTAATTTCTGAAGATCTGCCCTCGTACCATCCACCAAATACACAGGAGCATCAGGGGCATAGTGCGTATATTTCATTCCAGGGGATTTCGGAGCACCCTTCCCTTCTTTTAAAGAAGGATCCACTTCCACTATACCGACCACTTCTTCCAGCTGTTCCCTGGTGACTCCTCCGGGACGTAAAATGACTGGCCTTGGTCCCGTACAATCCACTACTGTCGACTCGACACCCACACCTGTTTCCCCTCCGTCGACCAATCCTGCAATCCGTTCTTCCAGATCATCGATGACATGCTGAGCCGTTGTCGGACTTGGTTTTCCTGAGCGGTTGGCGCTTGGTGCCGCAATCGGGAGTCCAGACGCTTCAATGATTGCCAGGGCTACAGGGTGATCAGGCATCCGGATCCCCACAGTCGGTAAACCCGCTGTTACTTTTTGAGAAAATACATTTTCCTTATTTTTAAAAATAATCGTTAATGGACCCGGCCAAAAAGCATCGATGAGGTTCGCTGCATCAGATGGGACCTCTGCTACAAGTCCATCCAACTGATTTTTATTTGATATGTGGACAATCAGTGGATTATCCGATGGTCTTCCCTTCGCTTCGAAGATTTTCTCCACAGCCGTATCTGATTTTGCATTGGCACCCAGACCATAAACCGTCTCTGTCGGGAACGCCACCACCTCATTCTGTTGAAGGATCTTCGCTGCATCCACAATTTGTGGATAACTTTCATTGTTATCCACATCTCTTTCCACAATCCAATGTTTCATCATTTCCGTCATCCACCTTCTATTATCAACACTCATTTCTGTGTATAGATACAGAATTAACAAGCGTTCTAGAACTTTACTCTTTTGAAAGTATAAAAGAAACCCCACAAATTCTCAAGTATCGTCCACAAAACGCGAATGAAACTCTACAGACTGTGGATAAACCTGTGGATGGTGTGAATAATTCTGAAAAAAGAGATATTTACGTTACTGACCGTGACCTCACGCAATTTGTCGAATTTCCATATAAAAAAACTGAATCATTTCTCAATAGAAATGATTCAGTCTACTAGCAGACTACTATCGCAAAATAATTTCTATAAGTTGAAATTTGTCGAAACCCCTCAAATCTACCTAAAGGTCAAGCCTCATCGTAATACAGTTATCCACAGTGGATAACTTTTGAGCGTGAACAAATTTCTCCAACTCATCCACAAAAGGCTTATTTTCCTGTTGAAAACCTAGCAAGTCAAAGAAATTCAGTGACGCTTTTCGATTGGAGATCAAGTAAAGACGCGTAAGTTCTTTTTCTTTCGCCAATTTTAGTATTTCTTGAAAAAGAGCAAACAATTCTTCACTTTCAAAAGATGAGGTCACAACAAGGGAGCGAAGAAGCCCAATCTTCTCTTGAACCTCAATACCTAGAGTCCCAATTAACTGGTTGTCTGAGTCTTCTACTACTAAAAAGCAATCAATACTATTTTTAATGCCTTCTGTGCTTAATCCTGCTTTCATTAAGAAGGCTACTACTTCATGGATATCTTCTTGTGTTGCTTGGCGAATCACTTTTAACATCACATTTCATCCTCCCTTTTCTATCATCCCCTAATGTTAATGTATGAGGTGAAAAAGAGAATAGAACAGGTTGTTGTGAAAAAATACTAGAACGATAGATTTCCTTCGAACGTAAAAAGAGCTCCATCTCTGGTGGATGAAGCCCTACGTATTACTTATTGAATAATCCCTTGAAAAAATCGACTACGAAGAACCGAACCTCAACTTCTTCCTCATCTCCTTCTTCAACGAAGACTGGCTGTTCTTGTGCTTCTGCCGTTTCAATCTCTTCTGTTACAGGAATTTCTTCTTTCTGAGGCTCTTCAACTACTACCGCCTCTTCCATCGTCGCCGCTTCCACCTTTTCCACCTCGACCTCTTTATAGGCAATAACATCTTCCATGACGATTTCAGGCGATTGCGTTTCTACTGCTTCAGTACTTGAATCTATCTCTGTCGTTTCACCAACTTCATCTTCCGGATCCACTTCAGTGACCTCATTCCCACTCGCTTCCACTTTCGTTTCAAACCCAGGACTTCTTACCGCATTTCCAGTCGAGAAATCAAGGAAGCATAGAGGAGGATAAAGAACACACCACCAGTTTGCTCCTTCTCCTGCACCCAGAGTGATCAACACCGCTTCATACTCGCCTGCCGGATACAAATACTGACCGTATAATTTAGTAGGAAACTCCACTTTTCCAAAATCAATTTTCACCGATTGATCCAAGCCTTGCTCAGCGACAACTCCTTCGGCAATTTTCTGCAGCTGTGGCAAGCCTGCTTTAATCACTGATTTCGCTTCATCCTGTGATGTAAGAGTCTCCACCCAATTCGTGATCTCTTTATTCACTTCATCACGAACGAG
Coding sequences:
- the upp gene encoding uracil phosphoribosyltransferase, whose protein sequence is MGKVYVFDHPLIQHKLTFIRDKETGTKEFRELVDEVATLMAFEITRDLPLEDIDVETPVSNAKAKTLAGKKLGIVPILRAGLGMVDGILKLIPAAKVGHVGLYRDPETLKPIEYYVKLPSDVEERDFILVDPMLATGGSAVEAINSLKKRGAVSIKFMCLVACPEGVDAIKEAHPDVDIFIAALDEKLNEKGYIVPGLGDAGDRLYGTK
- the glyA gene encoding serine hydroxymethyltransferase, with translation MSKIAKQDPEIYAAIQDELERQRTKIELIASENFVSEAVMEAQGSVLTNKYAEGYPGRRYYGGCEHVDVAENLARDRAKELFGAEHVNVQPHSGAQANMAVYFTILEQGDTVLGMNLSHGGHLTHGSAVNFSGIQYNFVEYGVDEEKHLINYEDVRQKALEHKPKLIVAGASAYPRAIDFAKFREIADEVGAYLMVDMAHIAGLVAAGLHQNPVPYADFVTTTTHKTLRGPRGGMILCREEFAKKIDKSIFPGIQGGPLMHVISAKAVAFGEALQDSFKDYAQNIIDNANRLGEGLVKEGINLVSGGSDNHLLLIDLRSLGLTGKIAEKVLDEIGITVNKNTIPFDPESPFVTSGVRIGTAAVTSRGFGLEDMDEIASIMALTLKNHEDEAKLEEARKRVIDLTSKFELYPER
- a CDS encoding TIGR01440 family protein, with translation MEIAQLKEELQKILQDFTNQVPMKKGQVFVVGCSTSEVMGERIGTSGTIEVAEMIFDVLKGWAESVGVSLAFQCCEHLNRAIVLEREVAERKGLDEVTVIPVRKAGGAMATQAYHSFFDPVMVEHIKGDAGIDIGDTFIGMHLKHVAVPIRVSQKSLGEAHVTLAKTRPKLIGGVRAVYE
- the rpiB gene encoding ribose 5-phosphate isomerase B; the encoded protein is MKIAIASDHGGVNIREEIKSLLEDLGLEYEDFGCECGTSVDYPDYAVPVAEKVASGEFDRGILICGTGIGMSISANKVKGIRCALVHDVFSAKATREHNDSNMLAMGERVIGPGLAREIAKQWLVTEFEGGRHANRVGKITAYEDKQ
- a CDS encoding methyl-accepting chemotaxis protein, which translates into the protein MGKERSYKSGLRKKLVFFITLLAVVTYSTSALFIYFIKPTFAPDMNELLFTIMTLGMGVFWSGVLAFIAAGFIVKPLQRLEQVALKAAEGDIAVEVEVPKSDDEIRSLALAFNRMLHNLRDMVSSIDENFTKTNSNVIELSKASESASTQADSISKTISEISAGAESSAVAIQTTAESVEDVIRIAQEVQNHSKSSEQMSKHMVTELQGSKEVIHSLVEGITRLARGNEDSLDAVRRLEDNAKKVEQIIQLVGDIANQTNLLALNASIEAARAGEHGKGFAVVAEEVRKLADESGKAVQGISDLIKNIQTEVGNVVGQITTQVDSANSEVKKGTQTNEMIETMTKTIHEVADAVQNISVLVDQQMDSIQLTSQQSQEVAAIAEETSAGALEVSASTKEQAAVMGDVEKLALNLKEQAESLKSTITRFHL
- a CDS encoding low molecular weight protein arginine phosphatase encodes the protein MNILFVCTGNTCRSPMAEAVLKHKGAEGFDVKSAGVFAMDGSDASFQTKEVLKENDIIHRHQSSSLSKENLDWASYIFTMTSNHKRAIVDQYPHVADKIFTLKEFVHEDPADLDVSDPYGGSVDIYRHTYRELDSLIEELIKKLG
- a CDS encoding manganese efflux pump MntP family protein produces the protein MTTIIGELITLMLMAFALGMDAFSIGIGMGMFQLRLKQILYIGLVVGIFHVWMPMLGMMTGKFLSETFGAFAGYAGGLLLIVLGIQMFMSSFKEEETTLISPVGFGLVLFALSVSLDSFSVGLTLGIFGARTAVALFCFGIAATVLTWAGLLIGRKFQGVLGTYSEALGGSILFAFGIKLLLPI
- a CDS encoding L-threonylcarbamoyladenylate synthase is translated as MKHWIVERDVDNNESYPQIVDAAKILQQNEVVAFPTETVYGLGANAKSDTAVEKIFEAKGRPSDNPLIVHISNKNQLDGLVAEVPSDAANLIDAFWPGPLTIIFKNKENVFSQKVTAGLPTVGIRMPDHPVALAIIEASGLPIAAPSANRSGKPSPTTAQHVIDDLEERIAGLVDGGETGVGVESTVVDCTGPRPVILRPGGVTREQLEEVVGIVEVDPSLKEGKGAPKSPGMKYTHYAPDAPVYLVDGTRADLQKLVDDKKAEGLKVGVLTTEEFVDDFQADVILTVGRREDLTTVARNLYDTLRAFNKSDVDIIFAEMFPEEGVGLAIMNRLQKAAGYQVIKG
- the spoIIR gene encoding stage II sporulation protein R codes for the protein MKTKHTVLLYILILSLGTILSLYIPKQELAAQETMVIPEEAIRLRILANSDLEQDQHVKRLVRDEVNKEITNWVETLTSQDEAKSVIKAGLPQLQKIAEGVVAEQGLDQSVKIDFGKVEFPTKLYGQYLYPAGEYEAVLITLGAGEGANWWCVLYPPLCFLDFSTGNAVRSPGFETKVEASGNEVTEVDPEDEVGETTEIDSSTEAVETQSPEIVMEDVIAYKEVEVEKVEAATMEEAVVVEEPQKEEIPVTEEIETAEAQEQPVFVEEGDEEEVEVRFFVVDFFKGLFNK